One part of the Quercus lobata isolate SW786 chromosome 7, ValleyOak3.0 Primary Assembly, whole genome shotgun sequence genome encodes these proteins:
- the LOC115953703 gene encoding serine carboxypeptidase-like 42 has translation MNKRVGFFESILRIPEMGHFWFSWVLVVLLVLLGVSVKGYPVEDLVVKLPGQPKVEFRQYAGYVDVDVKAGRSLFYYFVEAESQTDKKPLALWLNGGPGCSSIGGGAFAELGPFYPRGDGRSLRKNSMSWSRASNLLFVESPAGVGWSYSNTGSDHTCGDASTAKDVLVFMLKWYEKFPDFKSRELFLIGESYAGHYIPQLAIALLDYNAHSTGFKFNIKGVAIGNQLLRLDRDVPATYEFFWSHGMISDEVGLTIMNKCDFDDYVFASPHNQTDTCNNAINEANNIVGAYIDNYDVILDICYPSIAEQELRLRKVQAQVLPTSLPVSNSPTTGDTWFSRKALASDIPSLHRELLKGYSQPAAPNPDTYIPASTSSSTNHKTAPAPSPEFPFQRRKLLKGYTRASTPNPATYIPASTNHKAAPPPLPEFSLLRRKLLRDYTPPSAPSPDTYIPASASTLANHKTTPAPSRN, from the exons ATGAATAAAAGAGTGGGGTTTTTTGAGAGTATCTTGAGAATTCCTGAGATGGGTCATTTTTGGTTTAGTTGGgttttggttgtgttgttgGTGTTGTTGGGGGTTAGTGTGAAGGGGTACCCAGTTGAGGATCTGGTTGTGAAACTGCCTGGACAGCCTAAGGTTGAGTTTAGACAGTATGCTGGGTATGTTGATGTGGATGTCAAGGCAGGAAGGAGTctgttttactattttgttgAGGCAGAGAGCCAAACGGACAAGAAGCCCCTAGCTCTGTGGCTCAATGGAG GTCCAGGTTGTTCCTCTATTGGAGGAGGTGCCTTTGCAGAGTTGGGTCCATTTTATCCTAGAGGTGATGGTCGAAGCCTTCGAAAAAATTCAATGTCATGGAGTAGAG CATCAAATCTCCTTTTTGTTGAGTCACCTGCTGGAGTAGGATGGTCATACTCGAACACAGGTTCAGATCATACTTGTGGAGATGCCTCCACTG CTAAGGATGTGCTTGTATTTATGTTGAAATGGTACGAGAAGTTTCCAGACTTCAAATCCAGAGAACTGTTTCTCATAGGAGAAAGCTACGCAG GGCATTACATACCACAATTGGCTATTGCTCTACTGGACTATAATGCACACTCAACGGGTTTCAAGTtcaatatcaaaggggttgcT ATTGGAAATCAACTTCTAAGACTTGATCGGGATGTTCCAGCAACCTACGAATTCTTCTGGTCACATGGAATGATTTCTGATGAAGTTGGCCTTACCATCATGAACAAATGTGATTTTGATGATTATGTCTTCGCAAGTCCTCACAATCAGACGGACACTTGTAACAACGCCATAAATGAAGCAAACAACATTGTTGGCGCATATATAGACAATTACGATGTGATCCTTGATATTTGTTATCCTTCTATAGCCGAGCAAGAGCTGAGACTTCGGAAAGTG CAAGCTCAAGTCCTTCCAACCTCTCTGCCTGTGTCCAATTCTCCGACGACCGGCGACACCTGGTTCAGCAGAAAAGCCTTGGCTAGTGATATTCCTTCGCTACATCGAGAGCTTCTTAAGGGTTATTCTCAGCCAGCTGCTCCGAATCCAGACACCTATATCCCAGCTTCAACAAGCTcttcaaccaatcacaaaacgGCACCTGCACCATCGCCGGAGTTTCCTTTCCAACGCCGAAAGCTTCTTAAGGGTTATACTCGGGCATCTACTCCGAATCCAGCCACCTATATCCCAGCTTCAACCAATCACAAAGCTGCACCACCACCCTTGCCGGAATTTTCTTTGCTACGCCGAAAGCTTCTTAGGGATTATACTCCGCCATCTGCTCCGAGTCCAGACACATATATTCCAGCTTCAGCGAGCACTTTAGCCAATCACAAAACAACACCTGCACCATCTCGAAACTAA